The Methylomonas koyamae genome has a segment encoding these proteins:
- the dusA gene encoding tRNA dihydrouridine(20/20a) synthase DusA, translated as MTDPSFAPSPFTASRFSVAPMLDWTDRHCRYFHRLLSRHALLYSEMVTTGAILQGNAERHLQFDAAERPLALQLGGSDPAALAQCAVIGAGYGYDQINLNVGCPSDRVQNGRFGACLMAEPQLVADCVAAMRDAVSIPVTVKSRIGIDDRDSYAELTEFVATVANAGCKTFIVHARKAWLSGLSPKENREIPPLRYDVVLQLKQDFPQLEIVINGGINSLDTAEALLDRVDGVMLGREVYHNPYLLAEVDARIFHDPQPLPSRRQVVIGMQDYIERQLESGQRLHNITRHMLGLFHGADGARAWRRHLSEHAGKPGAGFQVVLDALAFTF; from the coding sequence ATGACAGACCCATCATTCGCGCCGTCACCTTTTACGGCTTCCCGTTTCAGCGTCGCCCCGATGCTCGACTGGACCGACCGCCATTGCCGTTACTTTCACCGGCTTTTAAGCAGGCACGCTTTGTTATATAGCGAAATGGTGACGACCGGCGCCATATTGCAAGGCAACGCCGAACGGCATTTGCAATTCGACGCGGCCGAACGCCCGCTTGCCTTGCAATTGGGCGGCAGCGATCCGGCGGCATTGGCGCAATGCGCCGTTATCGGCGCCGGTTACGGCTACGACCAAATCAATCTGAACGTCGGCTGCCCCAGCGACCGAGTGCAAAACGGCCGCTTCGGCGCCTGCCTGATGGCGGAGCCGCAATTAGTCGCCGATTGCGTCGCGGCCATGCGCGATGCGGTGTCGATTCCGGTCACGGTCAAGTCGCGCATCGGCATCGACGACCGCGATTCCTACGCAGAACTGACCGAATTCGTCGCCACGGTAGCGAATGCCGGCTGCAAAACCTTCATTGTCCACGCCCGCAAAGCCTGGCTGTCCGGATTGTCGCCGAAGGAGAACCGGGAAATTCCGCCGTTGCGTTACGACGTGGTATTGCAACTGAAACAAGATTTCCCGCAACTTGAGATTGTCATAAACGGTGGCATTAATAGTCTGGATACGGCGGAAGCGTTGCTGGACCGGGTCGACGGCGTCATGTTGGGGCGAGAGGTTTACCACAACCCTTACCTGCTGGCCGAGGTCGACGCACGCATCTTCCACGACCCGCAGCCGCTGCCAAGCCGCAGGCAGGTAGTGATTGGAATGCAAGACTATATCGAGCGGCAATTGGAGTCCGGCCAACGCCTGCACAACATCACCCGCCACATGCTCGGTCTGTTCCACGGTGCGGACGGCGCCCGGGCTTGGCGCCGGCATCTGAGCGAGCATGCCGGCAAACCGGGTGCCGGTTTTCAGGTGGTTTTGGACGCTCTGGCATTTACTTTTTGA